Proteins co-encoded in one Malus domestica chromosome 09, GDT2T_hap1 genomic window:
- the LOC103443865 gene encoding topless-related protein 1-like, protein MSSLSRELVFLILQFLDEEKFKETVHKLEQESGFFFNVKYFEDEVHNGNWDEVEKYLSGFTKVDDNRYSMKIFFEIRKQKYLEALDKHDRSKAVDILVKDLKVFATFNEELFKEITQLLTLENFRENEQLSKYGDTKSARAIMLVELKKLIEANPLFRDKLQFPSLKNSRLRTLINQSLNWQHQLCKNPRPNPDIKTLFVDHSCGQPNGTRAPSPANNPLLGSLPKAGGFPPLGAHGPFQPTPAPVPIPLAGWMSNPSTVTHPAVSEGGGIGLGGPSITAALKHPRTPPTNPSVEYPSGDSDHVSKRTRPMGLSTEVNLPVNMLPVTFPGHGHGQPLNAPDDLPKNVTLTLNQGSSPMSMDFHPSQQTLLLVGTNVGDIGLWEVGSKERLVLRNFKVWDLSSCSMPLQAALVKDPGVSVNRVIWSPDGALFGVAYSRHIVQIYSYHGGDDVRQHLEIDAHVGGVNDIAFSHPNKQLCVITCGDDKTIKVWDATTGAKQYTFEGHEAPVYSVCPHYKENIQFIFSTALDGKIKAWLYDNLGSRVDYDAPGRWCTTMAYSADGTRLFSCGTSKDGESYIVEWNESEGAVKRTYQGFRKRSFGVVQFDTTKNRFLAAGDDFSIKFWDMDNIQLLTTVDADGGLPASPRIRFNKDGTLLAVSANENGIKVLANADGMRLLRTFENHLSYDASRPSEVVTKPAITPIQVAAAAASGAGLAERSASAAAVSGMNGDARNLGDVKPRIAEESNDKSKIWKLTEISEPSQCRSLRLPENMRVTKISRLIYTNSGSAILALASNAIHLLWKWQRSERNSSKATASVSPQLWQPSSGILMTNDITDTSPEEAVPCFALSKNDSYVMSASGGKISLFNMMTFKTMTTFMPPPPAATFLAFHPQDNNIIAIGMDDSTIQIYNVRVDEVKSKLKGHSKRITGLAFSHVLNALVSSGADAQLCVWNSDGWEKLKSRFLQLPAGRTTASLSDTRVQFHHNQQQFLVVHETQLAIYETTKLECVKQWVPRDSAAPISHATFSCDSQLVYASFLDATVCVFSAANLRLRCRINPSAYLPANVSSNVQPLVIAAHPQEANQFALGLSDGAVHVFEPLESEGKWGVAPPVENGSASSAPATQVGTSGSDQAQR, encoded by the exons ATGTCTTCTCTGAGTAGAGAGCTTGTGTTCTTGATCTTGCAATTTCTCGAtgaggaaaaattcaaagagacTGTTCACAA GCTAGAGCAGGAATCTGGGTTTTTCTTTAATGTGAAATACTTTGAGGATGAGGTGCATAATGGCAATTGGGATGAAGTTGAGAAGTACCTCTCCGGGTTCACTAAAGTGGACGATAACCGCTATTCCATGAAAATCTttttcgagataaggaagcagaagtATCTCGAGGCATTGGACAA GCATGATCGGTCCAAAGCCGTGGATATTCTAGTAAAGGATTTAAAGGTTTTTGCCACATTCAATGAAGAACTTTTCAAGGAAATCACTCAGCTCTTGACATTGGAGAACTTTAG GGAGAATGAACAACTATCCAAGTATGGAGATACAAAGTCTGCCAGGGCAATCATGTTGGTTGAACTTAAGAAACTGATTGAAGCAAATCCCTTATTCCGTGATAAATTGCAGTTCCCAAGCCTTAAGAATTCGAGGCTACGGACACTCATTAACCAAAG CTTAAATTGGCAGCATCAGCTTTGTAAGAACCCAAGACCAAATCCAGATATAAAAACACTTTTTGTGGATCACTCATGTGGACAACCTAATGGTACGCGGGCACCATCACCTGCAAACAACCCACTGCTTGGATCCTTACCAAAAGCTGGAGGGTTTCCTCCACTAGGTGCACATGGG CCTTTTCAACCTACACCAGCCCCGGTTCCCATACCCCTTGCAGGTTGGATGTCTAATCCTTCCACTGTTACTCATCCAGCAGTTTCTGAAGGAGGAGGTATTGGTCTTGGTGGTCCATCAATAACAG CTGCCTTGAAACATCCAAGGACTCCTCCAACTAATCCTTCTGTGGAGTATCCGTCTGGGGATTCTGATCATGTTTCTAAAAGAACAAGGCCGATGGGGCTGTCTACCGAG GTTAATCTCCCTGTTAACATGTTGCCAGTAACATTTCCAGGGCACGGTCATGGTCAACCTTTGAATGCACCTGATGACTTGCCCAAGAATGTCACACTGACTTTGAATCAGGGTTCATCTCCCATGAGCATGGATTTTCATCCTTCACAGCAGACCTTGCTTCTTG TTGGTACCAATGTGGGGGACATAGGGCTGTGGGAAGTTGGATCTAAGGAGCGACTAGTTTTACGGAACTTCAAAGTATGGGATCTTAGTTCGTGCTCAATGCCCCTGCAG GCTGCTCTAGTTAAGGACCCTGGTGTGTCTGTTAACCGTGTGATTTGGAGCCCTGATGGTGCTTTGTTTG GTGTTGCTTACTCAAGGCACATTGTTCAAATATATTCATATCATGGGGGTGATGACGTACGACAGCACCTAGAG ATTGATGCACATGTTGGTGGAGTAAATGATATAGCATTCTCCCATCCCAATAAGCAGCTTTGTGTGATTACCTGTGGGGATGACAAGACCATCAAG GTGTGGGATGCTACAACTGGTGCAAAACAATATACTTTTGAAGGTCATGAGGCTCCAGTTTATTCTGTCTGCCCACATTATAAGGAAAACATTCAG TTTATCTTTTCAACAGCACTGGATGGAAAGATAAAGGCTTGGTTGTATGACAATTTGGGATCTCGAGTTGATTATGATGCTCCTGGTCGCTGGTGCACAACCATGGCTTATAGTGCTGATGGTACAAG GCTATTTTCATGTGGGACAAGTAAAGATGGTGAGTCATATATTGTTGAATGGAATGAAAGTGAAGGGGCTGTGAAAAGGACCTATCAAGGCTTTCGCAAGCGTTCTTTTGGCGTTGTGCAATTCGATACTACTAAAAACCGGTTTTTGGCTGCTGGTGATGATTTTTCTATTAAATTTTGGGACATGGACAATATTCAACTTCTGACAACTGTTGATGCTGATGGAGGCCTCCCA GCAAGCCCTCGTATCCGCTTTAACAAGGATGGCACTCTCTTGGCTGTTTCTGCCAATGAGAATGGGATTAAAGTTTTGGCAAATGCAGATGGAATGCGGTTGTTGCGAACATTTGAGAATCATCTCTCTTATGATGCGTCAAGGCCCTCTGAAGTTGTGACAAag CCTGCAATAACCCCAATTCAAGTTGCAGCAGCAGCTGCTAGTGGTGCTGGACTGGCTGAAAGAAGTGCATCTGCAGCTGCTGTTTCTGGAATG AATGGGGATGCTCGGAACTTAGGGGATGTGAAACCTAGAATAGCGGAAGAATCCAATGACAAATCAAAGATTTGGAAACTCACTGAAATCAGCGAACCATCACAATGCCGTTCCTTGAGGCTACCTGAAAACATGAGAGTAACCAAG ATTTCGAGGTTAATCTATACTAATTCGGGAAGTGCAATTTTGGCTTTAGCATCAAATGCCATCCATTTGTTATGGAAATGGCAGAGGAGTGAGCGTAACTCTAGCAAG GCAACTGCTAGTGTTTCACCTCAACTGTGGCAACCCTCAAGTGGCATTTTAATGACCAATGATATTACTGACACAAGTCCTGAAGAAGCTGTTCCTTGCTTTGCTTTGTCCAAGAATGATTCTTATGTAATGTCAGCATCTGGTGGAAAGATTTCCCTGTTCAATATGATGACATTTAAG ACAATGACAACTTTCATGCCTCCACCACCTGCTGCAACATTTCTTGCTTTCCATCCTCAAGATAACAATATTATAGCTATTGGGATGGATGATTCTACAATTCAGATATATAATGTCCGCGTAGATGAG GTTAAGAGCAAGCTTAAAGGCCACTCTAAAAGAATAACTGGCCTAGCATTTTCTCATGTACTGAATGCGCTAGTTTCGTCAGGAGCAGATGCTCAG CTCTGCGTATGGAACTCTGATGGATGGGAAAAGCTGAAGTCCAGATTCTTGCAGCTTCCAGCTGGGAGAACAACAGCTTCACTGTCAGACACACGTGTACAGTTTCATCACAACCAGCAACAGTTCTTGGTTGTGCACGAGACTCAACTTGCCATATATGAAACAACAAAACTAGAATGTGTAAAGCAG TGGGTTCCACGTGATTCTGCTGCACCAATCTCTCATGCAACATTCTCATGCGATAGCCAGCTTGTATATGCCAGCTTTTTAGATGCAACCGTGTGTGTGTTCAGCGCTGCAAATCTCAGACTGCGGTGTCGTATTAATCCTTCTGCTTATCTTCCTGCTAATGTTAG TTCTAACGTACAGCCCCTTGTTATTGCGGCGCATCCACAAGAAGCAAATCAGTTTGCATTAGGACTATCGGATGGTGCTGTTCACGTCTTTGAGCCCCTTGAATCTGAAGGCAAATGGGGTGTGGCTCCACCTGTTGAAAATGGTTCAGCAAGCAGTGCGCCGGCTACTCAAGTTGGAACTTCAGGTTCAGATCAAGCTCAGAGATGA